One genomic region from Psychrobacillus sp. FSL K6-2836 encodes:
- a CDS encoding S16 family serine protease — translation MTIFVYFAEFYLFLLDYISSFFFWSMLVLLVILWPFFLFGIRKIQISRRTFLFSFIASLFLLLYELPIILTEGNHYLVYSYIPPEELVVNSRIYLLAVNSVQIKQEEILEEQAFRDLNSGLLIFDIKEVSNFLRYAGKSTAIFKWIGLNLDDDFQQMSVNVKTYLDSTNPSVDEFLSRSNSGGNSAGLALVLSSLIEQGKIKNDIPIGVTGAINKSGKVIEIGLIKEKVLSANNIGLPYIILPIGNLEEGNEVVKSSNLSIEVIGVRNVDDAIQRIDELNRDK, via the coding sequence ATGACCATTTTTGTTTACTTTGCGGAGTTCTATTTGTTTCTCCTTGATTATATTTCTAGTTTTTTCTTTTGGAGTATGTTGGTTTTGCTCGTTATATTATGGCCATTTTTTTTATTTGGTATTAGAAAAATTCAAATCTCCAGACGTACTTTTCTATTCTCCTTCATCGCTTCGTTATTTTTACTTTTATATGAATTACCGATTATTTTGACGGAAGGGAACCACTATTTGGTTTATTCATATATTCCGCCAGAAGAACTAGTAGTAAACTCTAGAATTTATCTGTTGGCTGTAAATTCTGTGCAGATAAAACAGGAAGAGATTTTAGAGGAACAAGCTTTTCGCGATCTTAATAGTGGTTTGTTGATTTTTGACATAAAAGAAGTCTCTAATTTTCTTCGCTATGCTGGTAAAAGTACCGCAATTTTTAAATGGATCGGACTCAATCTTGACGATGATTTTCAGCAGATGTCAGTGAATGTGAAAACGTATTTAGATTCAACTAATCCATCTGTAGATGAGTTTCTTTCTAGAAGCAATTCAGGTGGGAACAGTGCAGGTTTAGCTCTCGTTTTATCTAGTCTAATAGAACAAGGAAAAATTAAAAATGATATACCAATCGGTGTGACAGGAGCAATCAATAAATCTGGAAAAGTAATAGAAATTGGTCTTATAAAGGAAAAAGTTCTAAGTGCAAATAATATCGGGCTTCCCTATATAATTCTTCCGATTGGAAATTTGGAAGAGGGTAATGAGGTAGTGAAATCATCTAATCTTTCAATAGAAGTAATTGGAGTTAGAAATGTAGATGACGCCATTCAACGGATTGATGAGTTAAACCGGGATAAATAG
- a CDS encoding MurR/RpiR family transcriptional regulator — protein MLLLNLIREKYSTMSKSQRKIANYVQEHPNDIALYSAAEFGSKIGLSESTIIRFAYSLGFSGFAELQKLVREQFFIKESSLSTYQQAKLVIPKDISFHKQVMEQDRESILVTMNQIEENAYHAAIQHLSNAKSVYVLGLRSSYSAANWLSFSLGLVKENVHFMRPETEDVIRTITQMDENSVVIIISFHRYLKETIQIAELIKKQKSYIIGISDSMLAPIHAYSDVLFPIYASNKSTLDAVSPLFSFMNAVVAGLIVEQKEDFKKRQALYETISSHFLFEEEGNPS, from the coding sequence TTGTTATTACTAAATCTAATACGAGAAAAATATAGTACTATGTCTAAAAGCCAAAGGAAAATAGCGAACTACGTACAAGAACATCCTAATGATATTGCTTTATATTCAGCAGCTGAATTCGGTTCTAAAATTGGGCTAAGTGAATCCACTATTATTCGCTTTGCCTACTCACTGGGCTTTTCTGGTTTTGCGGAACTTCAAAAACTAGTTCGAGAGCAATTTTTTATAAAAGAAAGCAGTTTATCTACTTATCAGCAGGCAAAACTAGTCATTCCAAAGGATATCAGCTTTCATAAACAAGTAATGGAACAGGACCGCGAATCCATCTTAGTTACGATGAATCAAATAGAGGAAAATGCTTACCACGCTGCGATTCAGCATTTATCAAACGCAAAATCCGTTTATGTACTTGGACTTCGCTCTTCCTATTCCGCTGCAAATTGGCTTTCATTTTCTTTAGGACTAGTAAAAGAAAATGTCCATTTTATGCGACCGGAAACAGAAGACGTTATCCGTACGATTACACAAATGGATGAAAATTCTGTCGTCATTATTATTTCGTTCCATCGCTATTTGAAAGAAACTATTCAAATAGCCGAGCTTATAAAGAAACAAAAATCATACATTATAGGGATAAGTGACTCAATGCTAGCACCTATTCATGCCTATAGTGATGTATTATTCCCTATTTATGCATCAAACAAATCAACATTGGATGCAGTCTCCCCCCTCTTTTCATTTATGAACGCGGTTGTTGCAGGTTTAATCGTAGAGCAAAAGGAGGATTTTAAAAAAAGGCAAGCATTGTATGAAACTATTTCAAGTCATTTTCTATTCGAGGAAGAAGGAAACCCATCATGA
- a CDS encoding M20 peptidase aminoacylase family protein encodes MKQVLLEIKPTVEAVFQHLHANPEISWKEFSTTKYLNDILVQEGFNVTTFDDSTGLVVTVGSGKPCVGIRTDMDALWQEVDGEFKANHSCGHDAHMTMVLGTLLLLKKLGIPKQGTLKVLFQPAEEKGTGALSYIEKGLVEDIDYLYGVHLRPIQEIRNGYASPAILHGAAKLISGKIHGIEAHGARPHLGINAIEVGAQMVQAIQAIYLDPMMSYSAKLTRFQAGGESANIIPGNAEFSIDVRAQTNAAIDELIAKVEHAIQSVAFLNNSTIDFHMETEIAAAEIDATAEEFMKVAIIETIGQEHYIPPIVTPGGEDFHFYTLKRPSIKATMLGLGCDLAPGLHHPNMAFNHDSILTGIEILAKAVIGTFQKEE; translated from the coding sequence ATGAAACAAGTGTTATTAGAAATAAAGCCTACTGTGGAAGCGGTATTTCAACATCTTCATGCAAATCCTGAAATTAGCTGGAAGGAGTTTTCGACAACCAAGTATTTGAACGATATTTTAGTGCAGGAAGGTTTTAATGTAACTACTTTTGATGACTCCACTGGTTTAGTAGTTACTGTCGGTAGTGGAAAACCTTGCGTAGGTATTCGAACAGATATGGACGCGCTATGGCAAGAAGTGGATGGTGAATTTAAAGCAAATCATTCCTGTGGACATGATGCACATATGACGATGGTTTTAGGCACTCTGCTTTTATTGAAAAAGCTAGGCATACCCAAACAAGGAACATTAAAAGTATTATTTCAGCCAGCGGAAGAGAAAGGTACTGGGGCGCTTTCTTATATTGAAAAAGGCTTAGTAGAGGATATCGACTATTTGTACGGAGTTCACCTACGCCCTATTCAAGAAATTCGAAACGGTTATGCTTCCCCTGCCATTTTACATGGAGCAGCGAAACTTATTAGCGGTAAAATTCACGGGATAGAAGCGCATGGTGCGAGACCACATCTTGGCATCAACGCGATTGAAGTTGGTGCTCAAATGGTGCAAGCTATTCAAGCAATTTACCTAGATCCAATGATGTCTTATTCTGCAAAGCTTACACGATTTCAAGCAGGCGGAGAATCTGCCAATATCATTCCAGGAAATGCAGAGTTTAGCATAGACGTTCGAGCACAAACAAATGCTGCGATTGATGAGCTAATTGCAAAAGTAGAACATGCCATTCAATCTGTCGCATTCTTAAATAATAGTACGATAGATTTTCATATGGAGACGGAAATTGCTGCAGCGGAGATTGATGCAACAGCAGAGGAATTTATGAAAGTGGCAATTATTGAGACAATTGGTCAAGAACATTATATCCCCCCTATCGTTACTCCAGGAGGAGAGGATTTTCACTTTTATACATTAAAAAGGCCTTCCATTAAAGCGACGATGCTAGGATTAGGATGTGATTTAGCTCCTGGACTACATCACCCGAATATGGCGTTTAACCATGATAGTATATTAACTGGTATTGAAATTCTTGCGAAGGCCGTTATCGGTACTTTTCAAAAAGAGGAGTGA